The genomic interval TTGCGGGTCGATTACATGCGTCCGGCGGCACCCCACAAGCCAGTCTACGCCCGTGCCGAAACCTACAAGGTTACCCGCAACATCATCTTTACCCGGTGTGAGGCCTACCAGAAGTGTGACGAGCAGGAAGGTGTTGAGCTGGACGGTATTGAAACCATCGCCAACTGCGTGGGCACCTTCATGCGTATTGGCCAGGAAGCGACGCCGAAGCATTACCGTGACCTGATTACCGGAGGTGTCCAATGACGGATCCGGAGATCTATCGCCACACCCGGGAAACCGGGGACTTCACCCGTTTATTGGAGAGTATTCCTTACGCCACTTTTATCGGCCTGGAGTGCGATCAGTTTGGTGACGACCTGATTTTCCGCCTGCCCAAGAAAGAGGAAAATTTGGGCAACCCCATCCTGCCCGCCATTCACGGCGGTGTCATTGGTGGCTTCATGGAGCTCTCCGCTGCGATCTACCTGATGATGTCCCAGGACAGCATGCGGATGCCGCGCATCGTCGACTTCTCTTTGGATTACCTGCGGGCAGGCCTTGACCGCGAAACTTACGCCGAATGCCGGCTCACCCGGCAGGGTAACCGGGTTGCCAATGTGATGGTCACGGCCTGGCAGAAATCCAGGGCCCAGCCCATCGCCACGGCACGGGCGCACTTTCTCCTCGAAGACTGATTTCCCTCCAAAACCGGGGCTTGAAATGCCCCGGCATGCCCCCATTTCTGCTGCAAGACAAAGAATCCGAGCTGACGCAGGCGCGGAGGCTTTGCCGAAACACGCTGTGAATACATCCATGTACGCTCGGCTCCGCCATCCATGGCTCCGCACGGTTTCGGCAAAACCTCCGCACCCGCTTCTTTGAACTGTGAGTTAATTCAGGAGATATAGACGCCATGACGGTTGAGTCGCAAAAAGAGACCCTGGGTTTTCAGACCGAAGTGAAACAGCTGCTTCACCTGATGATCCACTCCCTCTATTCCAACAAGGAAATCTTCCTTCGTGAGCTGATTTCAAACGCTTCAGACGCCGAAGACAAACTGCGTTTCGCGGCACTGAAAGACGATGGTCTGTACGAAAACGATCCGGAACTGAAGATCCGTCTCGACTACGACAAAGAGGCGAACACCATCACGCTGGCCGATAACGGTATCGGCATGAGCCGTGACGACGTGATCGAGAACCTGGGTACCATTGCCCGTTCCGGCACCGCAGAGTTCCTGAAGCAGTTGTCCGGTGATGAGAAAAAGGACAGCAAGCTGATCGGTCAGTTTGGTGTTGGTTTCTACTCGGCCTTTATCGTCGCCGACAAGGTAGACGTCTTTACCCGCCGTGCCGGTGCGCCAGCCGAAGAGGGCGTGCATTGGGAATCCCAGGGCGATGGTGAGTTCTCCATTGAGCAGGTGAACCGCGAGAACCGTGGTACCGAGATCGTTATCCACCTGAAGAAAGATGCCAGCGAATTTGCCGATGGCTTCCGTCTGCGCAACCTGGTCAAGAAGTACTCTGACCACATCTCGTTCCCGGTCGTCATGAAGTCCGAGTCGGAAGACGAAGAAGAGAAGGGCAAGGACGAAACCGTCAACGATGCCACTGCGCTGTGGACACTGCCGCGTACTGAGATCAAAGACGAAGAGTACAAAGAGTTCTACAAGCACATCGCGCACGATTTCGAGGACCCGCTGACCTGGTCCCATAACAAGGTGGAAGGCAAGTTGGACTACACCAGCCTGCTGTACATCCCGGCTCGTGCCCCGTTTGACCTGTACAACCGCGAAGCGCCGCGTGGCCTGAAACTTTACGTTCAGCGCGTGTTCATCATGGACGACGCCGAGCAGTTCCTGCCGCTGTACCTGCGCTTTGCCAAGGGTGTGGTTGATTCCAACGATCTGTCGTTGAACGTATCTCGTGAGATTCTTCAGAACGACAGCACCGTGGAAAGCATCCGCACCGCGCTCACCAAGCGGGTATTGGACATGCTGTCCAAGTTGGCAAAGAAAGACCCAGAGCAGTACCAGAAGTTCTGGGGTGAGTTCGGTACCGTGCTGAAAGAAGGCCCGGCTGAAGACTTCAGCAACCGTGAAAAGATTGCCGGCCTGCTGCGCTTTGCCACCACCCATACCGGTGAAAGCGCCCAGTCAGTGTCTCTGGACGATTACATCGGCCGGATGAAAGATGGTCAGAAGAAGATCTACTACATCACCGCCGACAACTTCATGGCCGCCAAGAGCAGCCCGCATCTGGAAGTCTTCCGCAAGAAGGGCATCGAGGTGCTGATTCTGTCGGACCGCATCGATGAGTGGATGATGGGCTACCTGAACGAATACGACGGTAAGCAGTTCCAGGACGTCGCTCGTGGCGATCTGGACCTCGGCGAGGTAGAGACTGAAGAGGACAAGAAGCACAAGGAAGAGGCTGCCGAGGAGCACAAGGATCTGCTTGAGCGCATCAAGACCGCGCTGAGCGACCGGGTGCAGGAAGTTCGCGTGACCAACCGCCTGACCGACTCCCCGGCGTGCCTGGTCGTGGGCGACTTCGACATGGGTGCCCAGATGAAGAAGATCATGGAAGCGGCTGGCCAGAAAGTGCCGGACAGCAAGCCGATCTTCGAGATCAATGTGGATCACCCGCTGGTTCAGCGCCTGGAAAATGAAAAGGGCGAGGAGCGCTTTGGCGAACTGTCTGCGGTACTGCTGGACCAGGCGACACTGGCAAGTGGTGAGCAGCTGGAAGATCCGGGCGCTTATGTCACCCGCCTGAACCGTCTGTTGCTGGAACTGGCTAACTAAGCCGTATGCAGCAGATTATTGTGGACATCAGCATCAGCCCTGACGAGTGGATCAAGCTCTATCAGGGCGTTGCCACCGACGTTCACACCACGGCCCGGGACGGACGTTCTGTCCGTTTCCCGGCCCGTATTCTCTCCCGTTTTTATCTGCGCGATGGTGTGCGTG from Marinobacter sp. LA51 carries:
- the htpG gene encoding molecular chaperone HtpG, with product MTVESQKETLGFQTEVKQLLHLMIHSLYSNKEIFLRELISNASDAEDKLRFAALKDDGLYENDPELKIRLDYDKEANTITLADNGIGMSRDDVIENLGTIARSGTAEFLKQLSGDEKKDSKLIGQFGVGFYSAFIVADKVDVFTRRAGAPAEEGVHWESQGDGEFSIEQVNRENRGTEIVIHLKKDASEFADGFRLRNLVKKYSDHISFPVVMKSESEDEEEKGKDETVNDATALWTLPRTEIKDEEYKEFYKHIAHDFEDPLTWSHNKVEGKLDYTSLLYIPARAPFDLYNREAPRGLKLYVQRVFIMDDAEQFLPLYLRFAKGVVDSNDLSLNVSREILQNDSTVESIRTALTKRVLDMLSKLAKKDPEQYQKFWGEFGTVLKEGPAEDFSNREKIAGLLRFATTHTGESAQSVSLDDYIGRMKDGQKKIYYITADNFMAAKSSPHLEVFRKKGIEVLILSDRIDEWMMGYLNEYDGKQFQDVARGDLDLGEVETEEDKKHKEEAAEEHKDLLERIKTALSDRVQEVRVTNRLTDSPACLVVGDFDMGAQMKKIMEAAGQKVPDSKPIFEINVDHPLVQRLENEKGEERFGELSAVLLDQATLASGEQLEDPGAYVTRLNRLLLELAN
- a CDS encoding DUF2835 domain-containing protein, with the translated sequence MQQIIVDISISPDEWIKLYQGVATDVHTTARDGRSVRFPARILSRFYLRDGVRGSFRILFDGQGKFAGIERL
- a CDS encoding PaaI family thioesterase; this translates as MTDPEIYRHTRETGDFTRLLESIPYATFIGLECDQFGDDLIFRLPKKEENLGNPILPAIHGGVIGGFMELSAAIYLMMSQDSMRMPRIVDFSLDYLRAGLDRETYAECRLTRQGNRVANVMVTAWQKSRAQPIATARAHFLLED